A single genomic interval of Hevea brasiliensis isolate MT/VB/25A 57/8 chromosome 4, ASM3005281v1, whole genome shotgun sequence harbors:
- the LOC110648874 gene encoding F-box/kelch-repeat protein At3g06240-like: MSKLPQDLIVEIFSRLPVKPLIRFKCLSKTWRSMISDPEFAKLQLNRAKENHNNFSCQKLLLSTWPPQSVDYEAFCDGNVRILSYPAIVKGPLDNFYVGILGSCNGLVYLLDDYGSMFLWNPTTGDYRELPNPNGAIYRMFRYGLGYNFSTDDYGVLFASQFTANDSKETIVELYTLKTGAWRRIKEIDAVSQSYGGYGIFWNGALYWLETKRSDLHQVYVIVAFDMVEEKFQEVLPLPDHFNSNCIVSLGASGNRLCIFCECRGTSFEALVLNVNGIEASLTRLFSFPHHKFPGYGNNALCLTENGEVLMDCDGWEIYLYNPKQGTMQRLQVMNYRDSESELYIESLVSPNN; encoded by the coding sequence ATGTCCAAGCTACCTCAGGATCTCATTGTCGAAATATTCTCTAGGCTACCAGTCAAGCCTCTGATTCGATTTAAATGCCTGAGCAAAACATGGCGCTCAATGATCTCCGATCCTGAATTCGCCAAGCTCCAGCTCAATAGAGCAAAGGAGAACCACAACAACTTTAGTTGCCAGAAACTCCTCCTGTCAACTTGGCCTCCTCAATCTGTAGACTACGAGGCATTCTGTGATGGTAATGTCAGAATCCTCAGTTATCCTGCTATAGTGAAAGGTCCTCTTGACAACTTTTACGTTGGAATTCTGGGATCCTGTAATGGCCTGGTTTATTTACTCGATGATTATGGCAGCATGTTCTTGTGGAATCCGACAACCGGAGACTACAGGGAATTGCCAAACCCCAATGGTGCAATCTATCGTATGTTCCGCTATGGACTCGGTTACAATTTCTCTACTGATGATTATGGAGTATTATTTGCCAGCCAGTTTACTGCTAATGATTCTAAAGAAACTATAGTTGAACTTTACACATTAAAAACTGGCGCCTGGAGAAGAATTAAAGAGATTGATGCAGTTTCTCAATCATATGGAGGATATGGAATTTTTTGGAATGGAGCTCTATATTGGTTGGAAACAAAAAGAAGTGATCTTCATCAAGTTTATGTAATTGTTGCATTTGACATGGTGGAGGAGAAATTCCAGGAAGTCCTGCCACTACCggaccatttcaactccaattgtATTGTAAGTTTGGGGGCGTCAGGAAATCGGCTGTGTATATTTTGTGAATGCAGAGGAACCAGTTTTGAGGCGTTGGTATTGAATGTGAATGGCATTGAAGCATCTTTGACCAGATTGTTCAGTTTCCCACATCACAAATTTCCTGGATATGGAAATAATGCTTTGTGCTTGACAGAGAATGGAGAAGTTTTAATGGACTGTGATGGATGGGAAATATACTTGTACAACCCAAAACAAGGTACAATGCAGAGACTTCAAGTAATGAATTATAGAGATTCAGAGTCAGAGCTATATATAGAAAGTCTAGTTTCACCCAATAATTAA
- the LOC110648873 gene encoding uncharacterized protein LOC110648873, giving the protein MVPPRRKKWTEAEERTLIEKYGEMVSDGTLAKMKTREKKYKPIALYVNYVHHVRDPVTYPWQWTWKDVSTKVQNMRHQYLLVKQKIKKPELSAAENSGSAEGSNGDEFDWLEGLTHWSNFLLYKEVFGDVPMAYSSNGSNGSGLTAVLNEDREHGAELLGAGRGMEIAEFGQIGNSADGDFPGIDGGENVMLGLGFEYEGEEAEENYNSNDRVREEGDDGFMYEEVDANVSNLKKKKRKVLKGLEKRVFGFLSNQIGQLREMEARFEQHEAERGRERLRRENIRMEREQEWERKLEEKEKEREEREKAREKLRWQRYQEWEDMEKESEERERRRREEDLIQEKEWEERMNRRRSEWKKRIDGMLSQHRAEMGQIQARVLHEQQNLTSQLLGIVSQWTGHPTGLSDHTGASNHYLSQMMQNLHHVNGMVHEHTRVDGDTQDDQFIVDG; this is encoded by the coding sequence ATGGTGCCGCCGAGAAGAAAAAAATGGACGGAAGCAGAAGAGAGAACCCTAATTGAGAAATATGGTGAGATGGTCTCTGATGGGACCCTCGCCAAAATGAAAACTCGAGAGAAGAAATATAAACCCATTGCTTTGTATGTGAATTATGTGCACCATGTTCGCGATCCTGTCACCTACCCTTGGCAGTGGACTTGGAAAGATGTGTCCACTAAGGTACAAAATATGAGGCACCAATACTTGCTTGTTAAGCAAAAGATCAAGAAGCCTGAGCTTTCTGCAGCAGAGAATTCTGGTAGTGCGGAGGGCAGTAATGGAGATGAGTTTGACTGGTTGGAAGGGCTTACACATTGGTCCAATTTTTTGCTGTACAAGGAGGTTTTTGGGGATGTTCCTATGGCATATAGTTCTAATGGTAGTAACGGGAGTGGTTTAACGGCAGTCTTGAATGAGGATAGGGAACATGGTGCGGAATTATTGGGGGCTGGTAGGGGGATGGAGATCGCAGAGTTTGGGCAAATCGGTAATTCGGCAGATGGGGATTTTCCTGGGATTGATGGAGGTGAGAATGTGATGCTGGGCTTGGGTTTTGAGTATGAAGGAGAAGAGGCAGAGGAAAATTATAATAGCAATGATCGGGTGAGAGAGGAAGGGGATGATGGTTTCATGTACGAAGAAGTGGATGCTAATGTGTCTAatttgaaaaagaagaagaggaaggtgTTGAAGGGATTGGAGAAGAGGGTGTTTGGTTTCCTTTCAAACCAAATAGGGCAGTTGAGGGAAATGGAGGCTCGGTTTGAGCAACATGAAGCAGAGAGAGGGCGGGAGAGGCTGAGGAGGGAGAATATTCGAATGGAGAGGGAGCAAGAATGGGAACGGAAGTTGGAAGAGAAGGAAAAAGAGAGGGAAGAAAGGGAAAAGGCTAGGGAAAAGTTGAGATGGCAAAGATATCAAGAATGGGAAGATATGGAAAAGGAGAGTGAAGagagggaaagaagaagaagagaggaggatTTGATTCAAGAGAAAGAATGGGAGGAGAGGATGAATCGGAGGAGGTCAGAATGGAAGAAGAGGATTGATGGGATGCTAAGTCAACACCGAGCAGAAATGGGGCAGATTCAGGCCCGAGTTCTCCATGAGCAACAGAACCTTACTAGCCAATTGCTTGGGATTGTTTCACAGTGGACAGGTCATCCAACTGGGCTTTCTGATCATACTGGTGCCAGTAACCATTATCTTTCACAAATGATGCAGAATTTGCATCATGTGAATGGTATGGTACATGAACACACCAGGGTTGATGGAGATACTCAAGATGATCAATTTATTGTCGATGGATGA